CTCGTACCGCAAACCAACATTCAAGGTTAGTGTGGGAAGAACTTTCCAGTCGTCCTGCAGATAACCACCGTAGTAGCTGTACTGAGCCTGGAAATTAGGGGCCTTCGGAGAACGGCTGGACTGGTAAGCTTCGCCGGTATAAAGGTCCGCAATCGTATTGCCTGTGCTCAGGAGGTTGGAGGTGCTGAAGGTGAGTGAACCTGTGCCCAGCGCGACATAAACGTCGGTATAGCGGGCCTGCAACATGTTCACACCAAACTTCACGTTGTGCTTGCCGTGCGACCAGCTTACGTTATCCACCATGTTGTAGTGGTTGTCCCAACGATGCTGAGGAAGGTTCTGATAGGGGTGGAGAGTAGCAATTCCCGAAACCGTAGTCGTGGGAGCACCACCGTTGATCGCGCTGGAGACAGTAGAATCACTGAAGGCAGCAGTACCAAGGCTCGCAGCGTTTGCAGCGGCATTGTTCACATCCTCACCGGTGCGCGGCTGCTCCAGACGGTCATAACCAATACGGAACTCATTCAACCAACGCTCGTTGACAATGTGAATCCAGTTGACGCCAGCCAGAGTGGAGATCTGGTTCGTGGTGCAACCAAAACCTGGGATCTGGGAGGTTCCGCAAAGCGAGTTCTGCGGCTCAAAAGACGGATCGTTGAACCGGTTGAACTGGACCAGGAGGGAATCCTTATCCGAGATCTTGTGGTCCACGCGTACCGAATACTGGTCCAAATTCTCCGTACGCTCTTCATCGAAGGTGTAACCGGGAGTTGCAGTTGCGGTCGAGTAACCAGGGCTGGGAGCAGGATAGAGCTTGAGCAGAGCGAGACCTTTGGCGCTCATGCTTGAGGTCGGAATCTTGTTGAAGAGATAAGGAGACGCCGAGTTGCCCGGTGCATGAAGCTGCTGCGAAGCTGTAGTACAGATACCAGCAGAGGTGAATCCTGTGGTACAGACCGAACTGAAGTCGCCATTCAGCATGGCAGGATTAGGAACCGTGGTCGTAGAGGCAACCGGCTGCTTCAGACGCATTCCTTCGTAGCTGAAGAAGAAGAAGGTCTTGTCCTTGATGATCGGACCGCCGATGGTCGCACCGAACTGGTTACGGATGAGGGTCGTAGGCGTGTTCGGAATGGTGAAGTAGTTCTTGGCATCGAACTGTGAGTTACGGATGAACTCGAAGACGTCGCCATGGAATGCATTGGTGCCGGTCTTGGTGATAACAACCACCTGGCCGCCCGAGGTACGTCCATACTCAGCCGAGTAAACACCAGTAAGCAGCTTGAACTGGTCGATCGCTTCGACCGAAGGACGGAACGAAGGCGCCATTACGTTCTGGTCGTTGTCGTCGATACCATTGACGGTAAAGGTATTTGCAGTCTCGTTGTTACCCGACACGTTGAATCCACCGCGGAAGCCGAGGGTGGAGTTCTGTCCCGGCATGTAAGCAGCTGGAGAGAGCAAGGCCAAACCGTAGAAGGTACGTTGGTTCAGCGGAAGACCGACAACCTCCTGGTTGTTGATAACGGAACCCTGCGAAGAGCTTTCCGTATCGGTCACAGCCGCTTCGGCGTTGACAGTAACTACATCGCTCGCAGCTCCCAGGGTCATCGCAACATCCAGCGATCCTTCCTGTCCGACTGCAAGAACAATGCCCTTCAGGAGCTTCTCGCTGAAGCCCGGAGCCTTTACCGAAACCGCATAATTACCGGGATTCAGGTTAGTTACGCTGTAGCGTCCGAGACCATTGGTAGCTACAGTTCTGGTGATTGCGGTATCAACATTCTTGATGCTGACCTCCGCGTTCGGAATGGTGGCGCCTTGCGGATCTGAAATCTGTCCGGTAAGGGAAGCCTGCGTCTGCTGGGCCAAACTGGGGCGTACGAACAAGAACGCACACGCCAGTACTAAAAATGACAAGAAACATTTTGTAACAGACTTCATCGAATATGTCCTATCTGCGTAAGCTGTTGGGCTAAGACGTGGATGGAGCGCTGAACTGAGCAACATGGGAGAAATGTGGCTCAGCAAAACGAAATTCTGTTAGTTGGTTAAGCGTGAGTATACCCCCGTGTGGGGGCATACCCAAACTTATTTATCAAAATAGGTACTATTTTGTGATTAGAAGAGGATCTTTGCGCTGAACTGCATCGATCGTGGGTCATTCGCCGTAGTCAACTGACCGAACCTGGTCGTTCCGTAGTTATAGGTAGTGGCAGCGAGTGGGTTGAAGAAGGTCGGCGTATTGAAGACATTGAACGACTCGGCACGGAACGAGACGTGATACCGCTCCGTGATGTCGAACATACGCTGGATCGCAACGTCGGTATCGGTGTAAGTCGGCCCGATCACGATATTGCGCCCTGCCGTACCGAACTGGCCAAAGTTATTCGGAGCAAACGCGGCGGTATTGAACCACTGCGCCACCGTCTTAGGACCGTTGTTCGGGTTACCGATCAGGTTAGGACGATCGGCACCTACACCGGAGCCGGAACGGTTGTTATTCGGCATGGAGACCGTGAACGGGCGTCCCGTGTCATAGGTATAGATACCCGAAAGCTGCCATCCACCCGCGAGCGCCGCCGCTATACCGTGAGTTAGAAACTGCTTGTTCTTACCGAAGGGCAGCTCATATACCGGGCTGATCACAATACGCGAACCTACATTGAAGTCCGATGTTCCCTTCTCCCCCGGTAGATTGCGAGAGTCCTGGGGCGTACCGCTCGACGCCGCGCTGGTGCTGGCATAGCCAGGAGCGTTGTCGATGGAGTGCGACCAGGTATAGGCAACATTGAAGGTAAGCCCATCGTGATAGTGCTGCTGCAGCTTCACCGTCATCGCGTTGAAGTTAGAGTGCCCATTGCTGACGTAGTAAGAGACCGCCGTGCCGGTAGGAGAGAGCGAATAGTAATAGTTAAGTGCTCCGACTGGACCAAGCAGCGGCACAGCAGTCTTGCCATCCGCCAACGTGCTCAGCGGATAGTAACTGGTCACTGACGTCGCCGATGCCGCTGTCACAATACCCTGATTCGGTTCGACCAGACGCGGCAGGCGGACTCCCTGATTTCCCAGGTAGCCAAGCGTAAGCGTCATCGTCGGCGTCAGTTCTGTCTGCACATCCGCGCCGTACTCATTCATATAGAGAGTCGCAAAGTTCGGATCGATACCTGTGAAGGTCGTATTCGTAAACGGATGAGCCGTCGAGCCGTCTGGCACCGAACCCGTGAAGGGGAATGGGTTATTGTCCATCTGGATCTGGGTCTGTGCGGTCGCCGTCGTCCGGCTCGTAAAACTCTGGGCGAGCCGGAAGGGAGCGCCGTCTCCCTGGCCAAGGTTGACGCCGTTTCCGATCGCCGGCGAGTTGTAGTAGATGCCATAGCTGGCGTGAACCACGGTCTTGGCATTTCCATAGGGCTGCCAGGAGAGGCCGAGGCGCGGCCCGACATTATTAATGTCGTCGTTGTAGATCTTGGAGCCGTAACCACCAACGCCTGCAACGACCACGCTTCCCGGAAGTCCGGGCGCTGTCGGCAACCGATAGCTCTCGAACTGGTTAGCACGATCCTGCGTCGGGCTGAAGTACTCGTAGCGCACGCCCATGTTGATCGTCAGGTGCGGCGTCGCCTTCCAGTCGTCCTGGATGTAACCCGCCGTGCTGGTATAGAAGTAGTGCATCCGCGGCGCGCTGGTATTGCGGCTCGACGTGGTGGCGTACCCAAGCGCCAGATCGGCGATCGGGCTGCCCGTCGAAATATTATTGTTGCTGGCCGAAGGACCAGTGAAGGCGAAGTTACTGGTGCCGTTCGAGACGAAGACGATTGAGTAGCGCGCCTGCAGCAGGTTAATGCCGAACTTGACCGTGTGGTTCCCATGCGACCAGGTCGTGTTGTTGACTAGGTTGTAGTGGTTATCCCAACGATGCTGCGGCAGGTTGCCATAGGGGTGAATCGTCGACAGGCCCGTCACGCTGGTCACAGGAATGGTGCCGACCTGGCTCACCGAGGCATCGTTGAAGGCGCCGGGAACCGCGGGAAACGCCTTGTTGTAATCCTCTCCGATACGGGGCTGCTCCAGCCGGTCGTAACCGAACCGGAACTCATTCAGCCAGTGCTCGCTGAAGACGTGGATCTCGTTGACGCCCGCCAGGGTCGAGATCTGGTTCACCGTGCAACCGAATCCCGGAATCTGCCCCGAGGAGCAGAGCGAGTTCGAAGGCTCGAACGACGGGTCGTTGAAGTAGTTGTACTGGACCAGCAGCGAGTCCTTGTCGGAGATCTTATGGTCGACGCGCGCCGAGTACTGGTCGATGTTCTCGGTCCGCTCCTCGTTCAGCGTATAGCTCGGAGTCGCGACAGCGGCCAGGTTCTGACCGGCATCGGGCTTCGGGTAGAACTTCAATAATGCCAGCCCACGCGTGCTGAAATCACTCAAAGGAATCTGATTCCGGAGATACGGATTCCCTCGCGCATAGAGCTTGCCCGATCCACTGGGAGGCACGATGCTATAGAGCTGCTGCGAAGCCGTATTGCAGAGGCCCGCAGAGTTGAATCCCGAGGTACAGACCGTGCTGAAGTCGCCGTTCAGCATGGCCGGGTTCGGAACCGAACCGCCGACAACCGTCGGCTGGGCGAGGCGAAGACCTTCATACCCGAAGAAGAAGAACGTCTTGTCCTTGCGGATCGGGCCGCCGATCGTTGCGCCGAATTGATTCCGGCGGAAGGTCGTGGGAGTTCCGGGCACCGTAAAGTAGTTCTTCGCGTCGAACTGAGAGTTGCGAATGAACTCGAAGACGTCGCCGTGGAAGGCATTGGTTCCGCCCTTGGTGATGACGACCACCTGTCCGCCCGACGTGCGCCCGTACTCAGCCGAGTACACGCCCGTCAGCAACTTGAACTCCTGGATCGTCTCCACCGACGGACGGAACGACGGGGCCATCACGTTCTGGTCGTTGTCGTCGATACCGTTGACGGTAAAGGTATTGGCCGTCTCGTTATTACCCGCCACGTTGAATCCGCCGCGGAAGCCCAGCGTCGAGGACTGGCCCGGCAGATAAGCCGCTGGCTCAAGCAGTGCCAGCGAGTAGAACGTACGCTGATTCAAAGGCAGCCCGACGACCTTTTGGTTGTCGATAACGCCGCCCTGCGAGGAGTCCTCCGTCTCGGTGATCGCCGCCGAAGCGTTTACCGTCACCACGTCGGTGGCCGCGCCCAGCGAAAGAGCCACATCCTGCTGCCCGTTCTGAGCAACCTCCAGCGTGATGCCCTTCAGCACCTTCTCCGTGAATCCGGCCATCTTCACCGTCAAAGAGTAGTGGCCGGGGTTCAGGTTGGTCACGTTATAGCGGCCAGAGCTGCTGGTCTCAATTACACGGCTATTCCCCGTATCCACGTTCGTAATGGTTACTTGGGCACCTGCCACCGTAGCGCCCGAAGGGTCCGTCACCTGGCCAGTCATAGTGGCCTGGGTCTGCTGAGCAAAGCCAACCGGCATCAAGCCGACTGGCGCAAATGTCACCGTACTGGCAAGCACAAGAGCGAGGAAGAGGTTCTTCGTAACACGCTTCATTGATTTTGGTCTCCGCTGAAGATCCGAGTAGCCATACAGGTAATGCCAACCTCGTTCGACACGGGGGCGCAGGCTCTTTAGATAGAGCTAGCCTGTTACCTCGGCAAGCGAGATAGAACTGAAACATTCCGACAAGAACGAAGCAAAATGCTAGACGTTCAAAAACGGCTGCAATCAGGAAAACTTTTGGATGCGGGTGATAGAAGAATGAATAACAGGCTTCCGTTAGGAAAACAATAGAAAATTAATCTCTTTTGTACTTTTAAAATCCGCCTGCACGCTTCATGGATAAAAAAGCATCCTGCCCCGAGACCGGGCCATCCTCCTCAGTCTCACCGCGCACAGACGGAGTACGTCGACTCCGGCACAAACTCAGGTGCCCCTCTCGCTTCTGAAAGACGGCTTCACCAGAGGCTCAACCGTCTCCCCAACCTCTCGCCAGCGCCCCCGGCACCGTCCGGGCGGCCCGCCTTTACCCTGTTCTGTCTTTGTTCACCTTCTATTCAACGCCCATTCATGGTGCCGCTGTATCACCGGAGAAGTTCGCATCTTTACTGATCGAGGCCATTGAATGATTCGCAAGTTTTTAGCTCTTAGCCTGTCCACGACCATAGTTCTGACCGGATGCAGCACTGGCACCAGCCAGCCCGCTTCAACAGCTCCGGCACCGGTCGCCGCCGTTCCCGTCACCAGCTCGCAGGTCATCAAGCACGTCGTCGTCATCTTCGGAGAGAACATCTCCTTCGATCACTACTTCGGCACCTACCCCAACGCCGCCAATCTCCCCGGAGAGACCCCCTTCACCGCGGCCACCGGCACCCCGACCAAGACAACGAACTACATCTCGACCCCGTCTCTGCTCACCGCCAATCCGAACCTGAACAAGGCCAATAACGTCCAGGCCGATCCGGCCAACGGCTACATCTCCGTAGCCTCCAACCCCTTCCGCCTCGCCCCGGCCCAGGCCGGCACCGGCGACCAGGATCACAACTACGGGCCTGAGCAGACCGCCTTCGACAACGGCAAGATGGACCTCTTCCCCCTTTCCGTCGGAACCTCGGACCAGAGCGTCAGCGCGAACTTCGGCACCTCCACCAACGCGCCCGCCATCGCCAACACCAACGCCCTCACCATGGGCTACTATGACGGCAACACCGTCACCGCCATGTGGAACTACGCGCAGCACTACGCGCTCAACGACCACTCCTTCGGCACCACCTTCGGCGCCTCCACCCAGGGAGCCATCAACCTCGTCTCCGGCCAGACCAACGGCGTCGCCACCTACACCACCGGCGCGGCCTCCGGCGTCGTGGCCGACGGCCAGGGCGGCTACACCCTCGTCGGCGACGAAGATCCCGCGGGCGACACCTGCTCCTCGGCCAGCGCCAACGTCAGCATGTCCGGCAAGAACATCGGCGACCTGCTGAATGCGGCTGGCGTCTCCTGGGGCTTCTTCGAGGGCGGCTTCAACCTCGGCGTCACCAACGCCAACGGCACCACCGGCTGCGGCCGCAGCACTGCCGCCGTCAACATCCCCGGCAACCTGCTGAAGGCCGACTACATCCCCCACCACGAGCCTTTCCAGTACTACCCCAGCACCGCCAACCCCACCCACATCCGTCCCGCTTCGGTCGCCGTCATCGGCACCGCGGCTGATACCGGAGCCAAGACCGCCAACCACCAGTACGACATCCAGGACTTCGACGCAGCTCTTGCCGCCGGCAACCTGCCCGCAGTCAGCTTCCTGAAGGCCCCCGGCTTCCAGGACGGCCACGCCAGCTACTCCGATCCCCTCGACGAGCAGACCTTCGTCGTCAACGAAGTCAACGCCATCGAGAAGTCTCCCTTCTGGACTTCGACGGCCATCATCCTGGCCTACGACGACTCCGACGGCTGGTACGATCACATCTCCAACGTCATCAACGGCTCGCAGACGAGCTTTGATTCCTACACCAGCGCCGGAATCTGCGGCTCGGCCTCCCTGGTCGCGTCTGCTCTGCCCGGCCCCAACTCCGCCGGCAAGCCGGTGCAGGGACGCTGCGGCTTCGGTCCTCGCCTGCCTCTGCTGGTCATCTCGCCCTGGTCCAACAAGAACTACATCGACAGCAACACCACCGACCAGTCCTCCATCACCCGCTTCATCGAGGACACCTTCCTCGGCGGCAAGCGGATCGGCGGCGGCTCCTTTGACGCGTCGGCTGGCTCGCTGGACAGCATGTTCAACTTCAGCAACAACGTCGCTCCCAACCCGAGCGTCGTCCTGCTGAACCCGACCACCGGCGCAGTCACCTCCGGCAACTAAATCACCGCCAACCCGAAACCCCACCCTTCGCCAACCAGCAAAGGGTGGGGTTTCGCATTTAACGCCCTTGCTGTTGCCTGTTCTTTTGGTTGTCATTCAGGAGCGAAGCGGAGGAATCTGCTTCTGTCTTTGTCGTTGCTTTTGCCGTTGCTTCTGGGGTAGGTCCGGGCTTTAGCCCGGACATTAAAACTTGCCAAAGACGCGGGCTTTAGCCCCCGAGGTATGCTTTCTTTTCTCAACCACAAAAAGACAAAGGCAAAAACGCCCTAACGCCGGGCAGGCGACACTTCGTGCGGTTCTCGACGCTTCACGTAACCCCAATTCACAACCCCGTCACACTCCCCTTCTACGCTCAAACCAATCACCACCACCCTGGAGCTCGCTTGTCCCCCACCCGCCGCACCTTCCTCCAGCAGGCCGCCGCGCTCGGCCTCTCCTGGACCCGCCTGCCCTCCCAGATGTTCGCCCAGATGCAGATGTCCCACGGCAACAACAGCTCCTCCATGCCCGTGAACGCTGCCCCGCCCACCCAACCCATGCTCCACGTCCTCGAGCTGCCCCCGTTCGTCGACGAGCTGCCCCTGCCCGAACGCCTCCACGCCGCCCCCGGCAAAAAACTCCGCGTCTCCATGCGTGAGATCCACGCCAAGGTCCACCGCGACCTGCCCCCCACCCGCATGTGGAGCTACGGCGACACCGCCATCGCCCCGCTCATCGAAGCCCGCGCCAACCAGCCCCTCCACATCGAGTGGCGCAACGACCTACCCACCAAGCACTTCCTCCCCATCGACCACTCCCTCCACGGCGCAGGCCGCG
This is a stretch of genomic DNA from Granulicella sp. WH15. It encodes these proteins:
- a CDS encoding TonB-dependent receptor, yielding MKSVTKCFLSFLVLACAFLFVRPSLAQQTQASLTGQISDPQGATIPNAEVSIKNVDTAITRTVATNGLGRYSVTNLNPGNYAVSVKAPGFSEKLLKGIVLAVGQEGSLDVAMTLGAASDVVTVNAEAAVTDTESSSQGSVINNQEVVGLPLNQRTFYGLALLSPAAYMPGQNSTLGFRGGFNVSGNNETANTFTVNGIDDNDQNVMAPSFRPSVEAIDQFKLLTGVYSAEYGRTSGGQVVVITKTGTNAFHGDVFEFIRNSQFDAKNYFTIPNTPTTLIRNQFGATIGGPIIKDKTFFFFSYEGMRLKQPVASTTTVPNPAMLNGDFSSVCTTGFTSAGICTTASQQLHAPGNSASPYLFNKIPTSSMSAKGLALLKLYPAPSPGYSTATATPGYTFDEERTENLDQYSVRVDHKISDKDSLLVQFNRFNDPSFEPQNSLCGTSQIPGFGCTTNQISTLAGVNWIHIVNERWLNEFRIGYDRLEQPRTGEDVNNAAANAASLGTAAFSDSTVSSAINGGAPTTTVSGIATLHPYQNLPQHRWDNHYNMVDNVSWSHGKHNVKFGVNMLQARYTDVYVALGTGSLTFSTSNLLSTGNTIADLYTGEAYQSSRSPKAPNFQAQYSYYGGYLQDDWKVLPTLTLNVGLRYEYFAPTFDAHNVMASYELPAGFVGRTRQNSAGTMAVAGQNGIGKYLYGKDLNNFAPRLGFAYQPFGNDKTVVHGTYGVFYNAPAIGNGANLDMSINPPFRLNQTFTSTVAAPIQIDNSPFPSGTADGSFAHPFTSVAPYGIGQNFKTQYMNEWGLDVQRQVTPTMTLTVGYIGSETAKIARQVQPNQEIITGIVNGKAIGYAPLTNVGPPTVSAGGVVTPAATLNPIGPVNAAGAYAVGPTGSSTLNGQYYQISNPTLFLSVGHASFNALTVKAQQNYHNGFSFILAYTWAHSIDNAPGYASGSNSSNGTPQDSFNLQAEKGTSDFNVGSRLVISPVYELPFGKGKPFLTNGIAGLLAGGWQLSGIFSYDTGRPFTIQMATNNSGSTNGGADRPNVIANPNNGPKTVAQWFNTAAFTANAVGQFGNESRNALIGPNYDNTDVAIQRMFDVTERYKFAFRAEAFDVFNHPNFYNPLGTSTGEFGQSNFGKLTQANDPRSMQFSVKVLF
- a CDS encoding TonB-dependent receptor, translating into MKRVTKNLFLALVLASTVTFAPVGLMPVGFAQQTQATMTGQVTDPSGATVAGAQVTITNVDTGNSRVIETSSSGRYNVTNLNPGHYSLTVKMAGFTEKVLKGITLEVAQNGQQDVALSLGAATDVVTVNASAAITETEDSSQGGVIDNQKVVGLPLNQRTFYSLALLEPAAYLPGQSSTLGFRGGFNVAGNNETANTFTVNGIDDNDQNVMAPSFRPSVETIQEFKLLTGVYSAEYGRTSGGQVVVITKGGTNAFHGDVFEFIRNSQFDAKNYFTVPGTPTTFRRNQFGATIGGPIRKDKTFFFFGYEGLRLAQPTVVGGSVPNPAMLNGDFSTVCTSGFNSAGLCNTASQQLYSIVPPSGSGKLYARGNPYLRNQIPLSDFSTRGLALLKFYPKPDAGQNLAAVATPSYTLNEERTENIDQYSARVDHKISDKDSLLVQYNYFNDPSFEPSNSLCSSGQIPGFGCTVNQISTLAGVNEIHVFSEHWLNEFRFGYDRLEQPRIGEDYNKAFPAVPGAFNDASVSQVGTIPVTSVTGLSTIHPYGNLPQHRWDNHYNLVNNTTWSHGNHTVKFGINLLQARYSIVFVSNGTSNFAFTGPSASNNNISTGSPIADLALGYATTSSRNTSAPRMHYFYTSTAGYIQDDWKATPHLTINMGVRYEYFSPTQDRANQFESYRLPTAPGLPGSVVVAGVGGYGSKIYNDDINNVGPRLGLSWQPYGNAKTVVHASYGIYYNSPAIGNGVNLGQGDGAPFRLAQSFTSRTTATAQTQIQMDNNPFPFTGSVPDGSTAHPFTNTTFTGIDPNFATLYMNEYGADVQTELTPTMTLTLGYLGNQGVRLPRLVEPNQGIVTAASATSVTSYYPLSTLADGKTAVPLLGPVGALNYYYSLSPTGTAVSYYVSNGHSNFNAMTVKLQQHYHDGLTFNVAYTWSHSIDNAPGYASTSAASSGTPQDSRNLPGEKGTSDFNVGSRIVISPVYELPFGKNKQFLTHGIAAALAGGWQLSGIYTYDTGRPFTVSMPNNNRSGSGVGADRPNLIGNPNNGPKTVAQWFNTAAFAPNNFGQFGTAGRNIVIGPTYTDTDVAIQRMFDITERYHVSFRAESFNVFNTPTFFNPLAATTYNYGTTRFGQLTTANDPRSMQFSAKILF
- a CDS encoding alkaline phosphatase family protein — translated: MIRKFLALSLSTTIVLTGCSTGTSQPASTAPAPVAAVPVTSSQVIKHVVVIFGENISFDHYFGTYPNAANLPGETPFTAATGTPTKTTNYISTPSLLTANPNLNKANNVQADPANGYISVASNPFRLAPAQAGTGDQDHNYGPEQTAFDNGKMDLFPLSVGTSDQSVSANFGTSTNAPAIANTNALTMGYYDGNTVTAMWNYAQHYALNDHSFGTTFGASTQGAINLVSGQTNGVATYTTGAASGVVADGQGGYTLVGDEDPAGDTCSSASANVSMSGKNIGDLLNAAGVSWGFFEGGFNLGVTNANGTTGCGRSTAAVNIPGNLLKADYIPHHEPFQYYPSTANPTHIRPASVAVIGTAADTGAKTANHQYDIQDFDAALAAGNLPAVSFLKAPGFQDGHASYSDPLDEQTFVVNEVNAIEKSPFWTSTAIILAYDDSDGWYDHISNVINGSQTSFDSYTSAGICGSASLVASALPGPNSAGKPVQGRCGFGPRLPLLVISPWSNKNYIDSNTTDQSSITRFIEDTFLGGKRIGGGSFDASAGSLDSMFNFSNNVAPNPSVVLLNPTTGAVTSGN